A single window of Stigmatopora nigra isolate UIUO_SnigA chromosome 20, RoL_Snig_1.1, whole genome shotgun sequence DNA harbors:
- the LOC144213284 gene encoding bcl2-associated agonist of cell death-like gives MAANFSLSDSESEPSEEVEGGGHKELSPHQGLYLNLPELRNAATSGRIRLNSESHASTVFRDEELQASRAEEEAGTPTDGAPFRGRSKSAPPALWAAKKYGRQLRRMSDEFDSLLDKGELKSKSPSRPIHHSKTWWSYLFSHQETDGETSRTE, from the exons ATGGCTGCCAACTTTAGCCTATCTGATAGCGAATCTGAGCCCTCCGAGGAGGTAGAAGGAGGGGGCCACAAGGAACTGTCCCCCCACCAAGGCCTTTACCTCAACTTACCGGAGCTCCGAAATGCAG CGACGTCGGGCCGGATCCGCCTCAACTCCGAGTCGCACGCCTCCACCGTGTTCAGGGACGAGGAGCTCCAGGCCAGCAGGGCGGAGGAGGAGGCCGGGACGCCCACCGACGGCGCCCCGTTCCGGGGACGCTCCAAATCGGCACCCCCCGCGCTCTGGGCCGCCAAGAAGTATGGCCGCCAGTTACGACGCATGAGCGACGAGTTCGACAGCCTGTTGGACAAAGGG GAGTTGAAGTCCAAGAGCCCGTCCAGGCCCATCCACCACTCCAAAACCTGGTGGAGCTACCTCTTCAGCCACCAGGAGACGGACGGAGAGACCTCCCGCACCGAGTAG
- the LOC144213282 gene encoding aldo-keto reductase Mvan_2161-like: protein MASDVPSVLLKTGARMPLLGLGMYKLCGGEAVLRAVDASLAAGYRAFDSAAVYGNEADLGRALRELLPKYGLTREDVFITSKLSPQDQGEKATEGALRSLSNLALDYIDLYLIHWPGTRGMDVGDKRNPGNRAQSWAALEELHAQGKLKAIGVSNYTPAHMKELAANCKVQPAVLQVEFHPLECQSELRRVCRDSGVCFQAYTSLGRGELLVEPEVVRLADHHGRTPAQVLLRWAVQQDVAVLPKSCDPERIRANGRIFDFALTDADMDSLTALDRGHKYCWDPSQVL, encoded by the exons ATGGCGTCTGACGTGCCATCTGTCCTCCTCAAGACCGGAGCCCGGATGCCCCTTCTGGGACTGGGAATGTACAAGCTGTGCGGCGGCGAGGCCGTCCTCCGAGCCGTGGACGCCTCGCTGGCCGCGGGCTACCGGGCCTTCGACAGCGCCGCCGTTTACGGGAACGAAGCCGACCTGGGTCGCGCCCTCCGGGAGCTCCTCCCCAAGTACGGCCTGACCAGAGAGGATGTCTTCATCACCAG taAATTGAGTCCTCAAGACCAGGGCGAGAAGGCCACGGAAGGAGCCCTGCGCAGCCTGTCCAACTTGGCCCTGGATTACATCGACCTCTACCTGATCCACTGGCCCGGAACGCGTGGCATGGACGTGGGCGACAAACGCAACCCGGGCAACCGGGCTCAGAGTTGGGCGGCGTTGGAGGAGCTTCACGCTCAAGGCAAGCTCAAAGCCATCGGCGTGTCCAACTACACGCCGGCGCACATGAAGGAGTTGGCGGCCAACTGTAAGGTGCAGCCTGCCGTCTTGCAG gtggaATTTCACCCGCTGGAGTGCCAGTCGGAGTTGAGGCGGGTGTGCCGAGACTCGGGCGTGTGCTTCCAGGCCTACACCTCCCTCGGGAGGGGGGAGCTGCTGGTCGAGCCGGAGGTGGTCCGGCTGGCCGACCACCACGGACGGACGCCGGCTCAG GTGCTGCTACGCTGGGCGGTGCAGCAAGACGTGGCCGTGCTCCCCAAGTCCTGCGACCCGGAGCGGATCCGGGCCAACGGGAGGATTTTCGACTTTGCCTTGACCGACGCGGACATGGACAGCCTTACGGCTTTGGATCGGGGACACAAATACTGCTGGGACCCCTCCCAAGTGTTGTGA
- the LOC144213279 gene encoding sodium/hydrogen exchanger 9B2 isoform X3, which translates to MCWRCAFFFGSLKRRCPRPRGLFNLVITQACVLLLLFGAIWSVTGSECLPGGKVFGVVVVFIAAVLGGRLVSMVQFPGLPPLPPLLGMLLAGLVLRNIPYVSEAVYVQPAWSAALRSVALAVILARAGLGLDPSALRRLKAVCLRVAVGPCVLEACVVGLAAHYLLSMPWAWAFLLGFVLAAVSPAVVVPSMLLLQKEGYGCDKGIPTLLMAAGSFDDILAITGFSTCLGVAFSTGSTWMSVLKGLLEVVGGMLAGTVLGFFLCLFPDKDQEDIVVTRSFLLLGLSIFAIFLTQVLGASGAGGLCTLVLAFLAALGWGNDKVGVANVLGRCWDVFQPLLFGLIGAEIILTTLSLNTVGLVLRLVATFALVHGAGFGLKEKLFIAIAWLPKATVQAAIGSKALDTARDVGDDALVKLGSDVLTLAVLAILITAPIGALGIGLAGPRLLSRQVKASEAVNGGPPLPVQGQDPVLFESRL; encoded by the exons atgtgttgGCGCTGCGCCTTCTTCTTTGGCAGCCTGAAACGCAGATGTCCTCGACCCAGGGGACTCTTCAACCTGGTCATCACCCAAG CGTGCGTCTTGCTTCTACTCTTTGGCGCCATCTGGTCGGTGACGGGAAGCGAATGTCTGCCGGGAGGCAAAGTCTTCGGCGTGGTGGTGGTCTTCATCGCCGCCGTTCTGGGAGGAAGACTGGTGTCCATGGTCCAGTTTCCGGGCCTGCCTCCACTTCCGCCACTTCTCG GCATGCTCCTGGCCGGCCTGGTCTTGAGGAACATTCCGTACGTGTCGGAGGCGGTCTACGTGCAGCCCGCCTGGTCCGCCGCTCTGAGGAGCGTGGCCCTGGCCGTCATCTTGGCCCGAGCCGGCCTGGGCCTGGACCCTTCG GCGCTACGCCGCCTGAAGGCGGTCTGCCTGCGCGTGGCGGTAGGCCCGTGTGTCCTGGAGGCTTGCGTGGTGGGCCTGGCGGCGCACTATCTCTTGTCCATGCCGTGGGCCTGGGCTTTCCTGCTGGG GTTTGTCCTGGCGGCGGTGTCTCCGGCTGTGGTGGTCCCGTCCATGTTGCTGCTTCAGAAGGAAGGTTACGGATGCGACAAG GGCATCCCGACTCTCCTGATGGCCGCCGGCAGCTTTGACGATATTCTGGCCATAACGGGCTTCTCCACGTGTCTGGGCGTGGCCTTCTCCACAG GTTCCACGTGGATGAGCGTCCTGAAGGGTCTCCTGGAGGTGGTGGGCGGAATGCTGGCCGGCACCGTCCTGGgcttcttcttgtgtttgttCCCCGACAAAGATCAG GAGGACATAGTGGTGACCAGGAGTTTCCTCCTCTTGGGATTGTCCATCTTTGCCATTTTCTTAACTCAAGTGCTGGGGGCTTCCGGGGCCGGCGGTCTTTGCACTTTGGTTCTGGCCTTCCTGGCCGCACTGGGCTGGGGCAATGACAAG GTGGGTGTAGCCAATGTATTGGGCAGATGCTGGGACGTCTTCCAGCCTCTCCTCTTCGGTCTGATCGGAGCAGAAATCATCCTGACGACGTTGAGCCTCAACACAGTGG GTTTGGTGTTGCGACTGGTCGCCACCTTCGCCCTGGTGCACGGCGCCGGATTCGGGCTCAAGGAGAAACTCTTTATCGCCATCGCTTGGCTGCCCAAAGCCACCGTGCAG GCCGCCATCGGTTCCAAGGCGCTGGACACGGCGAGGGACGTGGGTGACGACGCCCTGGTGAAGTTGGGTTCAGATGTCCTAACGTTAGCCGTCTTGGCCATCTTGATCACCGCCCCCATCGGAGCGCTGGGTATCGGTCTAGCCGGGCCACGACTACTAAGCCggcaggtcaaag caTCAGAAGCCGTGAATGGGGGGCCACCGCTGCCCGTTCAGGGTCAAGACCCCGTGCTTTTTGAGAGCAGGCTTTGA
- the LOC144213279 gene encoding sodium/hydrogen exchanger 9B2 isoform X2: protein MCWRCAFFFGSLKRRCPRPRGLFNLVITQACVLLLLFGAIWSVTGSECLPGGKVFGVVVVFIAAVLGGRLVSMVQFPGLPPLPPLLGMLLAGLVLRNIPYVSEAVYVQPAWSAALRSVALAVILARAGLGLDPSALRRLKAVCLRVAVGPCVLEACVVGLAAHYLLSMPWAWAFLLGFVLAAVSPAVVVPSMLLLQKEGYGCDKGIPTLLMAAGSFDDILAITGFSTCLGVAFSTGSTWMSVLKGLLEVVGGMLAGTVLGFFLCLFPDKDQEDIVVTRSFLLLGLSIFAIFLTQVLGASGAGGLCTLVLAFLAALGWGNDKVGVANVLGRCWDVFQPLLFGLIGAEIILTTLSLNTVGLGVAVIVIGLVLRLVATFALVHGAGFGLKEKLFIAIAWLPKATVQAAIGSKALDTARDVGDDALVKLGSDVLTLAVLAILITAPIGALGIGLAGPRLLSRQVKEAVNGGPPLPVQGQDPVLFESRL from the exons atgtgttgGCGCTGCGCCTTCTTCTTTGGCAGCCTGAAACGCAGATGTCCTCGACCCAGGGGACTCTTCAACCTGGTCATCACCCAAG CGTGCGTCTTGCTTCTACTCTTTGGCGCCATCTGGTCGGTGACGGGAAGCGAATGTCTGCCGGGAGGCAAAGTCTTCGGCGTGGTGGTGGTCTTCATCGCCGCCGTTCTGGGAGGAAGACTGGTGTCCATGGTCCAGTTTCCGGGCCTGCCTCCACTTCCGCCACTTCTCG GCATGCTCCTGGCCGGCCTGGTCTTGAGGAACATTCCGTACGTGTCGGAGGCGGTCTACGTGCAGCCCGCCTGGTCCGCCGCTCTGAGGAGCGTGGCCCTGGCCGTCATCTTGGCCCGAGCCGGCCTGGGCCTGGACCCTTCG GCGCTACGCCGCCTGAAGGCGGTCTGCCTGCGCGTGGCGGTAGGCCCGTGTGTCCTGGAGGCTTGCGTGGTGGGCCTGGCGGCGCACTATCTCTTGTCCATGCCGTGGGCCTGGGCTTTCCTGCTGGG GTTTGTCCTGGCGGCGGTGTCTCCGGCTGTGGTGGTCCCGTCCATGTTGCTGCTTCAGAAGGAAGGTTACGGATGCGACAAG GGCATCCCGACTCTCCTGATGGCCGCCGGCAGCTTTGACGATATTCTGGCCATAACGGGCTTCTCCACGTGTCTGGGCGTGGCCTTCTCCACAG GTTCCACGTGGATGAGCGTCCTGAAGGGTCTCCTGGAGGTGGTGGGCGGAATGCTGGCCGGCACCGTCCTGGgcttcttcttgtgtttgttCCCCGACAAAGATCAG GAGGACATAGTGGTGACCAGGAGTTTCCTCCTCTTGGGATTGTCCATCTTTGCCATTTTCTTAACTCAAGTGCTGGGGGCTTCCGGGGCCGGCGGTCTTTGCACTTTGGTTCTGGCCTTCCTGGCCGCACTGGGCTGGGGCAATGACAAG GTGGGTGTAGCCAATGTATTGGGCAGATGCTGGGACGTCTTCCAGCCTCTCCTCTTCGGTCTGATCGGAGCAGAAATCATCCTGACGACGTTGAGCCTCAACACAGTGG GCTTGGGCGTGGCTGTGATCGTCATAGGTTTGGTGTTGCGACTGGTCGCCACCTTCGCCCTGGTGCACGGCGCCGGATTCGGGCTCAAGGAGAAACTCTTTATCGCCATCGCTTGGCTGCCCAAAGCCACCGTGCAG GCCGCCATCGGTTCCAAGGCGCTGGACACGGCGAGGGACGTGGGTGACGACGCCCTGGTGAAGTTGGGTTCAGATGTCCTAACGTTAGCCGTCTTGGCCATCTTGATCACCGCCCCCATCGGAGCGCTGGGTATCGGTCTAGCCGGGCCACGACTACTAAGCCggcaggtcaaag AAGCCGTGAATGGGGGGCCACCGCTGCCCGTTCAGGGTCAAGACCCCGTGCTTTTTGAGAGCAGGCTTTGA
- the LOC144213279 gene encoding sodium/hydrogen exchanger 9B2 isoform X1, with amino-acid sequence MCWRCAFFFGSLKRRCPRPRGLFNLVITQACVLLLLFGAIWSVTGSECLPGGKVFGVVVVFIAAVLGGRLVSMVQFPGLPPLPPLLGMLLAGLVLRNIPYVSEAVYVQPAWSAALRSVALAVILARAGLGLDPSALRRLKAVCLRVAVGPCVLEACVVGLAAHYLLSMPWAWAFLLGFVLAAVSPAVVVPSMLLLQKEGYGCDKGIPTLLMAAGSFDDILAITGFSTCLGVAFSTGSTWMSVLKGLLEVVGGMLAGTVLGFFLCLFPDKDQEDIVVTRSFLLLGLSIFAIFLTQVLGASGAGGLCTLVLAFLAALGWGNDKVGVANVLGRCWDVFQPLLFGLIGAEIILTTLSLNTVGLGVAVIVIGLVLRLVATFALVHGAGFGLKEKLFIAIAWLPKATVQAAIGSKALDTARDVGDDALVKLGSDVLTLAVLAILITAPIGALGIGLAGPRLLSRQVKASEAVNGGPPLPVQGQDPVLFESRL; translated from the exons atgtgttgGCGCTGCGCCTTCTTCTTTGGCAGCCTGAAACGCAGATGTCCTCGACCCAGGGGACTCTTCAACCTGGTCATCACCCAAG CGTGCGTCTTGCTTCTACTCTTTGGCGCCATCTGGTCGGTGACGGGAAGCGAATGTCTGCCGGGAGGCAAAGTCTTCGGCGTGGTGGTGGTCTTCATCGCCGCCGTTCTGGGAGGAAGACTGGTGTCCATGGTCCAGTTTCCGGGCCTGCCTCCACTTCCGCCACTTCTCG GCATGCTCCTGGCCGGCCTGGTCTTGAGGAACATTCCGTACGTGTCGGAGGCGGTCTACGTGCAGCCCGCCTGGTCCGCCGCTCTGAGGAGCGTGGCCCTGGCCGTCATCTTGGCCCGAGCCGGCCTGGGCCTGGACCCTTCG GCGCTACGCCGCCTGAAGGCGGTCTGCCTGCGCGTGGCGGTAGGCCCGTGTGTCCTGGAGGCTTGCGTGGTGGGCCTGGCGGCGCACTATCTCTTGTCCATGCCGTGGGCCTGGGCTTTCCTGCTGGG GTTTGTCCTGGCGGCGGTGTCTCCGGCTGTGGTGGTCCCGTCCATGTTGCTGCTTCAGAAGGAAGGTTACGGATGCGACAAG GGCATCCCGACTCTCCTGATGGCCGCCGGCAGCTTTGACGATATTCTGGCCATAACGGGCTTCTCCACGTGTCTGGGCGTGGCCTTCTCCACAG GTTCCACGTGGATGAGCGTCCTGAAGGGTCTCCTGGAGGTGGTGGGCGGAATGCTGGCCGGCACCGTCCTGGgcttcttcttgtgtttgttCCCCGACAAAGATCAG GAGGACATAGTGGTGACCAGGAGTTTCCTCCTCTTGGGATTGTCCATCTTTGCCATTTTCTTAACTCAAGTGCTGGGGGCTTCCGGGGCCGGCGGTCTTTGCACTTTGGTTCTGGCCTTCCTGGCCGCACTGGGCTGGGGCAATGACAAG GTGGGTGTAGCCAATGTATTGGGCAGATGCTGGGACGTCTTCCAGCCTCTCCTCTTCGGTCTGATCGGAGCAGAAATCATCCTGACGACGTTGAGCCTCAACACAGTGG GCTTGGGCGTGGCTGTGATCGTCATAGGTTTGGTGTTGCGACTGGTCGCCACCTTCGCCCTGGTGCACGGCGCCGGATTCGGGCTCAAGGAGAAACTCTTTATCGCCATCGCTTGGCTGCCCAAAGCCACCGTGCAG GCCGCCATCGGTTCCAAGGCGCTGGACACGGCGAGGGACGTGGGTGACGACGCCCTGGTGAAGTTGGGTTCAGATGTCCTAACGTTAGCCGTCTTGGCCATCTTGATCACCGCCCCCATCGGAGCGCTGGGTATCGGTCTAGCCGGGCCACGACTACTAAGCCggcaggtcaaag caTCAGAAGCCGTGAATGGGGGGCCACCGCTGCCCGTTCAGGGTCAAGACCCCGTGCTTTTTGAGAGCAGGCTTTGA